The proteins below are encoded in one region of Arenibacter algicola:
- a CDS encoding universal stress protein, with amino-acid sequence MKKIIVPVDFSEQSENALKTAASIATKYGSEIFVLHMLELSEALVSANEQAHYQQAVFLIKLAEKRFETFLEKPYLKGIKVTPIVKHHKVYSEVNEVAEKHQADLIVMGSRGTDGIKEIFVGSNAEKMVRNSNVPVLVIKDYIEGFEVKRFVFACDFEEENLEPFQRAKKLADKLEAELILVNINTPGDNFLSTKDAFKKINNFLHLAKASLEVEIYNDYSVERGILAFSESRNADLIGLPTHGRKGLSHFLMGSIGEDVANHSKIPVITFKI; translated from the coding sequence CGGATCTGAGATTTTTGTCCTACATATGTTGGAATTGTCGGAGGCCCTTGTTTCCGCCAATGAGCAGGCACATTATCAGCAAGCCGTCTTTTTGATAAAATTGGCTGAAAAAAGGTTTGAGACATTTTTGGAGAAGCCCTATCTAAAGGGAATCAAGGTTACTCCTATTGTCAAGCATCATAAAGTGTATAGTGAAGTTAATGAGGTTGCGGAAAAGCACCAGGCAGATCTGATTGTTATGGGCTCTCGGGGAACCGATGGAATCAAAGAAATCTTTGTAGGTTCCAATGCTGAGAAAATGGTTAGAAATTCCAATGTTCCCGTTTTGGTAATAAAGGATTATATTGAAGGTTTTGAGGTAAAGCGATTTGTTTTTGCCTGTGATTTTGAGGAGGAAAATTTGGAACCCTTTCAAAGGGCCAAGAAATTGGCAGACAAACTTGAAGCTGAATTGATTTTGGTAAATATCAATACTCCCGGAGATAATTTTCTGAGCACCAAGGATGCTTTTAAGAAAATTAATAATTTCCTGCATTTGGCCAAGGCGAGTTTGGAAGTCGAGATATATAACGATTATAGTGTAGAGAGGGGAATACTTGCTTTTAGTGAAAGCAGGAATGCCGATTTAATAGGTTTGCCTACCCACGGGAGAAAAGGGCTTTCTCACTTTCTAATGGGCAGTATTGGGGAGGATGTGGCCAATCATTCCAAAATACCCGTTATCACTTTTAAAATTTAG
- a CDS encoding amidohydrolase family protein, with protein MKNYYHIFLFVAFISTSVRAQEDILLKDYDPVSIYNTPSNKISKAKFPAVDFHSHPYPKSEQEISEWVKTMDRVGVAKSIVLTYQTGKSFDSIVNLYSKYGDRFELWCGFDFTGYEEKGWSKRAVKELERCFKMGAKGVGELGDKGFGFFYSKPTPAEGMHADDERMRPLWEKCGELGMPVSIHVADPMWMYEPMDVHNDGLMNAYKWRIDTTREGLLTHAELITTLENAVKQNPKTTFIACHFANCSYDLDIIGRLLGTYDNMYADISARYAETAAVPRYTKRFYEKYQDKLVYGTDMGTDPEMYELTFRILESEDEHFYDKNISSYHWSFNGLGLSDEVLKKIYSENAKKILD; from the coding sequence ATGAAAAATTACTACCACATTTTCTTATTCGTTGCTTTTATTTCTACTTCAGTAAGAGCACAGGAAGACATTCTACTTAAGGATTACGATCCAGTATCCATTTATAATACCCCTAGTAACAAGATATCCAAAGCTAAATTTCCTGCGGTGGATTTTCACTCGCATCCCTATCCAAAGTCGGAACAGGAAATAAGTGAATGGGTAAAGACAATGGACCGGGTAGGGGTTGCCAAATCTATTGTACTCACTTATCAGACGGGGAAGTCCTTTGACAGTATTGTTAATCTTTATTCCAAATACGGGGACCGTTTTGAGCTTTGGTGCGGCTTCGATTTTACAGGTTACGAAGAAAAAGGCTGGAGCAAACGTGCAGTAAAGGAATTGGAAAGATGTTTTAAGATGGGAGCAAAGGGCGTTGGAGAATTGGGCGACAAAGGTTTTGGTTTTTTTTACTCTAAGCCAACACCGGCAGAAGGCATGCATGCGGATGATGAGAGGATGAGGCCACTATGGGAAAAATGTGGTGAATTAGGAATGCCAGTTAGTATTCATGTGGCAGATCCTATGTGGATGTACGAGCCAATGGATGTTCATAATGATGGGCTGATGAATGCTTACAAATGGAGAATAGATACTACAAGGGAAGGGCTATTAACGCATGCAGAATTAATTACTACCTTGGAAAATGCCGTTAAGCAAAATCCAAAAACCACTTTTATTGCCTGTCACTTTGCCAATTGTAGCTATGATCTGGATATTATAGGGAGACTTTTGGGGACCTATGATAATATGTATGCCGATATTTCGGCGAGGTATGCGGAAACAGCGGCTGTTCCGCGATATACGAAACGTTTTTACGAAAAGTATCAGGATAAATTGGTCTATGGAACCGATATGGGTACCGACCCTGAAATGTACGAATTAACCTTTCGCATTCTTGAAAGCGAGGATGAACATTTTTATGACAAGAATATATCATCCTATCATTGGTCGTTCAATGGGCTGGGCCTTAGCGATGAGGTTTTGAAGAAAATATATAGTGAAAATGCCAAGAAAATTCTGGATTAG
- a CDS encoding PIG-L deacetylase family protein, translating into MKKIILLCFLLLNWTLLFSQNQKINVIVFGAHPDDCDIDTGGTAILLAKMGHNVKFVSLTNGDAGHYAMGGGELAKVRIAEAKEAGQRFGVEYTVLDNHDGELMPTLENRLKVIREIRKWNADVVIAPRPNDYHPDHRYTGVLVQDAAYMVIVPNVAPEVPPLQKNPVFLYSEDSFQKPSPFEPDIAVIIDTVFDQKVYAMSAHESQFFEWLPWTAGNLDKVPKDDQGRLEMLANWRSKPPKEDLLKCAEKWYGTKAYSAKHIEGFEICEYGKQPTDEEIRTLFPMLQK; encoded by the coding sequence ATGAAGAAAATCATACTTCTATGTTTCCTCCTTTTAAATTGGACGCTATTATTTTCACAGAACCAAAAAATAAACGTCATCGTTTTTGGCGCACATCCCGATGATTGCGATATAGACACTGGAGGTACGGCAATTTTACTGGCCAAGATGGGGCACAATGTAAAATTTGTTTCCCTGACCAATGGTGACGCCGGCCATTATGCCATGGGCGGTGGGGAGCTCGCCAAAGTAAGGATAGCCGAGGCCAAGGAAGCTGGTCAAAGATTTGGAGTAGAATATACGGTTTTGGATAACCACGATGGGGAATTAATGCCTACTTTGGAAAATCGACTGAAGGTGATACGTGAAATCAGAAAATGGAATGCCGATGTGGTCATTGCTCCCAGACCCAATGATTACCATCCGGACCACCGATATACAGGGGTTCTGGTACAGGACGCCGCCTACATGGTAATAGTTCCCAATGTTGCCCCAGAAGTACCACCGCTCCAAAAAAATCCAGTCTTTCTTTACTCGGAAGATAGTTTTCAAAAACCCAGCCCGTTCGAACCTGATATTGCAGTGATCATCGATACTGTATTTGATCAAAAGGTGTATGCCATGTCGGCACACGAATCACAATTCTTTGAATGGCTTCCATGGACAGCCGGAAATTTGGACAAGGTACCCAAGGATGATCAGGGCAGATTGGAAATGTTGGCCAATTGGAGATCAAAACCTCCCAAGGAGGATCTCCTGAAATGTGCAGAAAAATGGTACGGGACCAAAGCTTACAGCGCTAAACATATAGAGGGTTTTGAAATATGTGAGTACGGCAAACAACCCACAGATGAAGAGATCAGGACACTTTTCCCCATGCTCCAAAAATAA